ctgttttcgctcctaattttcaaaatagtcaaacataggggcatagctatggttaatatacatatgtacatccaattatgtaaaaatattttccataatgtcaatatccagagaggaaaatggggactaacaTAGTATGGAGATACGGCCATCCCCTTTTCTCTTAAAAAGTGTTTGCAGTTTAGGTATGTTGTATTGACAATGTACATATTTGTCTATtgatataaaatatacctaaacagattttgtttcaataaattatatttttttgtgtaacaGGTATGTTACATATTACAGAGATACAGTGACAAATAATGTTATTGTCACAGATCATACAATCCTAGTGTATCGTTGTGTTCCAATCCAttgcattttgaaattttagttttgtctttTGTCTTGGAAAGTATTAATTATGGGCAGTTAAACTTTAAGTATGAAACATAATTCAACATGGATAGATGTTTAGGAAATCAAGTTTTCCAAATACCCACCTACATCATTTTACAAGCATCTAATTTAGCCTTAAAACAATGGAAATTATGTACATTTGGCATCTAATTCTAACTattggcataggcactagttttaatgAAAGTGATTTCCCGCTGATTTTCCAATCCCGCTGATTCTCATAATATTGTCACAGATCACATAAATATTGTCCTTCAACGAAGAGCtagttagttacataacttataaaaaactcattggtacaagccggggGTTGAACCTGCAACCTCCGGATGGAAAATTGCATGCTCTTAGCGCTAGGCTACCAGCGGTtatttatatggaaataatattagttgatattttgtatattatatgtaaagtATGTAGCCATATTTTAGTTGGtttatattgatatttacaTATACCAGTGAAAAGTTCTTGttcttataatttaataattgtttgCTGACACAATGTTTGCCTTGCATAAGTAGTAGTAAATACCTTTTTGCATTAAATCCTCTTTAATACAAGCTTTTAGTTTCACCTGTCTTGTTGCTGCCTGTGTAGTGTAGACACAGACAGACGTCTGGTGGACGTCTGTATTCAAGTATTGCAAGTTAGGCTTAGGGCCAggcccacttcccggtttccaatgaagctgaaaatttgcatacatatgtaagaagggtgacaatgcaatattgtggtaccatcgagctgatctgatgatggagacaggaggtggccattggaACTCTGAGATAAAACAACgccacctaattgtgtttgggtttgggctTTCCACAGGCAACGCAAGAGAAGTacttacagtcagcaataaaagtttgtatcaaaaatgaaatttttgacaaaaaactaaaaatagagTTTAAATGAATATAATTTTCAGGTAACATTATGACCATTGCCCACTTGTCTCGAGATGCTCTTCGACACAAATATATCTGCATTGATCATTTCGAAAAGCGGTTCATTCAACAGGAAGATGGTAAACATAAAAGATTGAATAAGTTAGCCGTACCTGTCCATTACAAAGGAGATCAATCGACAGAGAACTTCCCAGATTCACCAGTTGCATCAACATCAGAAGGTATGTGATTACCTATAATTAATTAGATCGTGCATGTCGTTACCTATACCTATCGTATGTATATATTCAGTGTCTTtgttggtgatgtgaaaaaagatGCCcgtttgcgaacttcggtgttcggaTGCTGGTtaaaatgctgcaaatggtgttaaagcTATGAACATCGGCATGATTGATATTTAgtctatacagggtgaccttagccattcgacagaccctgaaatcccacgtagggttacttctcaggaatgctctataacttccaaaacttgttcatagatggcagcaccagtctctctcgctacaacgtaaatccgtaaggagttcgtttaggaggtgcaagcgcgcactgctttcCCTTAGAGCAGgttaaagacgcctagtcttactaagatggcatatagtcgagaaattcggacgggcaccgccgtggcggggtggcctaggggttcatggcgttagccgcgatagctaaagacgccggttcgaatccggccttcaccactggagggcttcgtcactttttcttaaatatatgacatctattacagttcttaatttatatatagtagtgtgactacttaaaaaaacacaaaatcaaaatatttaataaaattatttgatttgttcccaaaacttgtTAATGCTCTATaacgttaacatttttttaattagaacaaaaataaaaaaaataaatgttcaaacaaaagttatttccaataatcgacaacaaaaataaacatactgtattatattaatcattggcagtgctgttgccaatttgttcgaaaatgtgcggcaatgatgacatttgtcaaaagtcagaatcgtattagtgtcataaataaaaaagataatcacaaaggtcgaagaaggtttcatactatttattacctcaggagctactaacacatacaggctgctccaaagtaaaaaatcgtaatttgttaatttcttcgtaactgctacaccggttgttatgatacctactttgtatactggttctaaataccctaatgcatatgtatatttcggctgtgtccaatggctagggacaccctgtataaatcaATTTGACTCGAAGCACCAAAAAAAACAGGAGAAATTTGTGTTTGTTTAGAAACCTATTATATCGtgtattaaatgaaagggcattctaagccggttctaaaaatatgtctcattacattttagtcacgtgttttaaataaaaataaaaataattttcaataccTACCAAGTCCTCCTCCTCccagatacgatacgatactgcagatacgatatggcagatttttttttgtataatatactacAAATCATACGTGAtaccctcatatctaaccccaagaacgcaattttgaaaataatttcattgttttttttatttattttcaaaattacaaagtaacacagttctacttcagtacctattttacgagactttcCATAAGCAGGGGGgatgtcactgcgcagtttaggtatatttggccggcgcaccgcccgggcaggtgtatggcagtgggatgccgctcggctcgcacgatagtcgtgtcacgtgctcaactggcgctcgcgcaaagttgaaaaatttgaaaataggcaatggcttcgaaacctaaatcgcaatctaatctgtataaaagataatgttctgtttacggatgtctgaataaacggaagaacaaggaagcagaaaaaatcattttttttaaattcctgactatattgaccgacatagtttcaaaggaataagtacttatgtggcatacctacttccgtgagaatcagacatactatccccggctaaaaattttatgtttacagaatcaacgtttgtaattcctacatatttatcttaaaaataataaatcagtaggtataggtacaaaaacttgtcaagtgacaaccccgtgccgacactcgcagctcggtcataaaactgcggcgcgcaaagaagattcacggttcgtgcgcggttataagtttcaattttgcttgcaggcggcgagtgtaggtataattttatacctaaatctggcttttgtgaaggagtgaattttctgtacggtagtactattagttattctgtgccaaaaGTCTCgttccctattactaagacttcgctgtctgtctgtctgtccgtctgtctgtcaccaggctgtatctcatgaaccgtgatagttagacagttgaaatttttacagatgatgtattctgttgccgctataacaacaaatactaaaaagtacggaaccctcggtgggcgagtccgactcgcacttgtccggttttttaaaattaggtagggatatttttttgacataccagtttaaaaaaaaaagttatgaaattattttcaaaattactttcttggatattaggtattatttgagatacattttacaaaaaaattattcaacgctatcgtatctgaaggagcccaaacttggtatgttttgaaaattatcgtCACTGCAATGTAAtgatgtaatatatttttagaaccggcTCAAGATGCCCTTTTATTGAATACTACACGCGTTACGATAGGACTCtactcctgtttttttttttctggtgcTTCgggtctaatttatttatatggactaaagatcAATCTTGCCGATTTTCATAACTTTAACACAATTTGCAGCGTtttggggaggcctttgcccagcagtgggacactaaattacgctaataaaaaaaaaccggccaagttcgagtcgaactcgcgctcCAAGGgtcccgtacattacacaatttaaacaatgaatttttaaagtgaaatgtctttaaaaaacccgtaggggtcggatcaaaaactaagtaattaagtccgactcacgcttgactgcacatgtataataggttttcctatgcgcgtgtaaagatctattttgtgtattttttatcaacatttttgacccagttgtttcggagataaagggagggaATGGtcgtttcttgaataacttctaaactgtttatcttaaaattataaagaaatatatttcagattctcacaatgagctcttccatttggtatgtaacacgatatagtttgaaaactttttatttttattttctcatttaccccccaaaagccaccgtgtttaaaatgtatttgtttacgtttcatgcccgtctttgggtcataaacttccatatgtataccaaatttcaacttaattggtcctgtagtttcggagaaaataggacagacggacagacagacgcacgagtgatcctataagggttccgttttttccgttagaggtacggaaccctaaaaaatagtaggtatattattataaagcaGTTCGttacaatattatgtacctatttttttttctaggccAAGGACCGACAGAATTAAAAGTATTAACACCAAAAAAGTTTACCCTGGTgttaaaaatcaagaaaaaaatgagGAGGAAGGCGATTTATATGACACAGAAATATTTACGACACCGAAAAAACGCAAGCGACTAGCCGATAGCGACACACCGAATTGTAAAagattaaaaacttttattgaagaTACCAAAGAAAGAAAGAATGAAGCATAGGCGATTGcagaaaaaaattcagaataagaaattaataaatttaagcgCTAAATCTATTCCTAATCATTCGACACCCTTCCTGTGGAAGGGTGCATGTGAGAGTTCTCGTCCGCATTTCTGCTTTGGAGACTGTCGCGCCTCACCGTGTAGGGCGATCATCCGTTGTCGTGTCTTGGCTATGGACAGCTGTGCGTCTGTGAAGCGAGGCCCAGTTCCTGACTATGCCACTGTCCCACCTACCCGCTACTACGCTCAGGAGGCTATGAGTGTGGCGGCTGACGCAGACTTTGTagagcgtcgcggcgcagcgcttgtGTGGCGTCGCATGGAAACCGTCCAGCCGTCCACGTGCGCGTGCGCAAACATGCCAGACGTTCAGGGTGCTgccgcggcagccgcaacagcaccctgaaTGCGTCATTATATTGAACCTGCAATGTATTCAGTGAGCGAGCGAGCCTATAACACAAATAAGGTAATCAAATGCTTATAAGGGATTTGAGGCATTAAATGACAGGTTGTCTTCTCCACGGTTATCTTTAGctatcaaaaataaacatatcctCCTTAActtcttgttgttgtttttatttaactctATGTTTTAGCAATTTACTTATAGGAATACAATTTGTGTTtatctttaagaaataaaatcaCACAGAACCTGATATTATCATGttttgcttttttagggttccgtacccaaagggtaaaaacgagaccctattactaagactcctctgtccgtctgtctgtcaccatgctgcatctcatcaaccgtgatagctaggcagttgaaattttcacagatgatgtatttctgttgccgctataacaacaaatactaaaaagtacgaagccctcggtgggcgagtccgactcgcacttgtccggttttttaaaagtaggtagggatattttttttgacataCCAGTTCTGAAGgctctatatatatttaagaaacataTGGGacagttgtattttatttatctactgAGCAAAGTGGCAAAgcatttgatgcaaattttgagttgtttcctcatgttggctaactggcaccgtgcgaagattatggtgggggtaagtaaaacgatcgcagcgcataaggtggtaaaaattggcAACTAACGGAcgttagcgtctttaacatttcatacaagttatactTATGGGTCGAAAtgaaactttaatttacgattactcctgagatattcattttaattgtatcttgtaagggaccattgtaatctgtatgaaatgcttaataaaactaacgtatttaatttgataattattaatactgtatccgtgtaaatagctttgcaaataccacatactatgaaatctgtttctgtttgtagaagataagaatgggtatacttagtaagttatccttaaaagatagacatatatCATCGCGtgccatcgcggactttttagTAGATAAACCAATGAAAGCTGACTGCATTAGCAAATATcttcatatttcaaccaatttacacaaaaccttaacaaactaTACGCCATAACCACCCTTAACTTTCCTCGAGAATCACCCTACTttttcataggtgaaaaccgcataaaggCTCCGTCACACACGCGCGTTTTGCGGGCGGAGCGTGAGCGGAGCGCAATGAAAGCGCTCCCGTTGCGCCGGCGTCCGCTTCGTCCGCAAAACGCGCGTGTGTGACGGAGCctttatagtacatttcgatgctagtgcggaaagtatgtcattacgagtaccgagatatcttgccaagagccgtaggcgagtggcaagactcgggacgagtgaagaatgacatttccgcacgtgtatcgaacgacgttttttaatacagttgcgataaaatgtgacgttttcaactaaaaggtaccacattgtcggttgccgataaggttgatttcaaattgaagctttatgggaAGAACCAacgttattgacaaccgacaataactacccttttggttgaaagtgcaaataagaaaaacaacaagtaaggaatgaaaACAATATCgcatgttgcctttggaaacagtaagaaaaaacgcttcttctttgacaggcgtttcggcagctattcctacctctaccttccagagctattccgttccatacAGACAACTTATAAAGAACGGATTTTCAattatcaatattaaaaaataaacgtgttataatgataaagaggtaagtaatgaaatatgtatatttttcgtattcttacattaacagtaggtttttatgttggttacgacgtaggaaactaatattaacactcatcaataagtagtcatgaattaaaacaagtattaatttcaaaaattggaaaagtaaaaagcgaagcgaataccaactttccgcacgctaaacagctacgtaaagtagcactttttgagcaactgtattaaaaaatatattataggggTACGAGCTTAATAGACTGCGATCGGCATAAACTTCTAATgtcaactcatggtagccgCACTGAATAAGCCACAAAACACGCTTAGGTAGTAGTCCATAAAATCCATAAATCCTGCGAAAGTTTTCTGCGTTTCATTTTTTAATGCAATCTTAGAGTTAAAACCACGCAAAGCAACACCCGTTCGTCCAGTCGCCCAGCGAGAGCGAGAGCGGCAAGTGCGGCGAGGCCCGAGGCTAGCACAATATTCTATGGCGCGAGTCACGCTAATTGACTCTCGCGTGTCTACTGCACAAATTAAGACGATGAAACGAtgggtaggtagtaggtaccgaCATCGACcgataattggggcattttctatgaaaagggaccttattgtcgatggcgcttacgccgcacagcgtcgcgcggcattgcatttatatcggagcatcgttaataatggcgtaagcgccatcgacaataaggtccctttttatagaaaataccacaattgtaATAGTAGCGAGCggccgactcactttatgcacagactatgctcagtttgttgtgtaaacttcatgctcgaatgacattcacgtcatacgtacgctcgtctaacaaaaatttatacctaattcaatttaaaatgcCATATTGTGCAGtcttaagctgcagaaatcacagcggtttaaaaaaatctttcacgtggaggtatttcctatcaccggtggttatttctttcaatataatccgataaatacgaaaaatctgtttattttgcattatttacgaatgtaagtaaaactatattttatttgtttgaacttagagttcataatcctttgtcactattctttacgtttatctggaatattcgctatcctaaatgtcaaataacttcgctacttaaatgctgcgcaatgtcgatatttatatcgataaagttaaagcttactgttacgatatttcaagtttgatgtttggttagtaggtaataaattattatttgggataatcaatgtctataagtaaatatggcagctctggtcatcaagcactaagttaagtcggggtcatttcatggcaacctttcaaacctttgtATTCctttatatacatttatttgttcttgttttttacacccatcatattttcatcgttaatataattagactaggtacttaatgtacttatgcgtacaatgcatgcaacgtgccatgaataaacgatttatattttccatttctttattattaaatgttttagatttccaaaagatgccgatattaaaaataaatggattaattctcctgggcaagaaaattagtttccccAAAAATAAAGCACCATTTGCTCgcagcatttcttagagaaagatttctggggataaaattgacatacatctgatctcatctagcgtccacacgcctaaaacttaattattaatttagtaattattagtgacattcgggctcactaaattaataaaaagtgtatcttaccacgcaaactagcgtcaaatattgaaattttgcagcgccccttcctgatttgataggcaTGGGATCGACGATCCAGTTTAATGTTTGCTtacacaccatacaattaatttgacaattgaattaggttgtcccgtctagattgcgcttaaatgctgctacaaattattaaagacgaatactgacataggtaattgcagatttgtgattgcaaaataacaacaataccgagttaatagactttaaagaactatgattttatctatttaaccttaagatatatttaatgtttccattaacaacctagttggtcaataaataagaaacacatttttagttagatatttgttgtactgtactacatattatttttcatacaatcacgattatcactacctatattataatcataaataaaatataatctaaatgttataaaacatacggtaatgaaatatcaattcctaaccgaacacacaaatatcgataaaacactcggattacactgtcccctccctacatcgaatgaaagaagttcccaacggttagctactcgcaggcgtgtagagatctcgaaaacaccagtgtaacgtgaccgtgagatccgtaacaaaccatgcgtaattagatcttacttatactggtttctttagcccttttctcgcctataataagtaagtgattttaaaatatttaaaaaaatagcgccatctggtgttcagtagttgtattaggtgaacgatgagcgagcttttgtgagatgaatgagataattaaagagtcgtatgtcttataactttgacattatatcTTAGACCGTCGCTcgtgtagcctacagttgataaccgttcgagaaatgtcaaCCGGTAATAACctattggtatggaaagttgctacgaatcaaaGCAATTGTGTAAGTGTGtaacgtattttaacgtggctatgaatgtgtgagtttagcgacactggtttttatACTAAAAGCAGTCATTTcgcatccactagtttattaattagtgtttgtaacgaaactttgacgCCTTACTAAAGTACCTAATCAAACTTCAAAATCatgcaaataaattttaattttgtcgctgaTATCTGAAACGCCATCTAGTAATAATTTACCTTAAAAGTGAATGTGACGTATTGGTTTATTGCGTGGAAGCTACAACAGATGTCGCAAGAGAGGTGTTTCAACGCATGTTAGTCGTAAGAGTTGTATTAGCTCCGTGCGCCATCTAGTTCGTTACTGTGAACTAAAAAATAGCCTACAAGTATATGCTACTTAGGACGGTGCgcttttttactatgggattggGTATCTGtactagtattatataatctgtgacagTGGGTAGATTATATAACGTTAGTAtttactaagaaggggtttttcaaaattcatcccccaagggggtgaaatgggggtccaaagtttgtatggagatcataaatttttgtgagtacgggacttgaaacttcgtataaaggcatattattaaaatacaaggaaagtgatttcagcgtttttaaaaattcatcccctaaatgggttaaaaaagggttgaaagtttgaatccattacaaatgctttgaaacatcctagaaaggcataatagccgtttacaaaaaaaagtaacataaagacgtttttggaaattcaacctcTAAGGggtttaaaaaggggatgtaagtttgtcttgggattcaaattttataatataaatgtttattaactataataaaaaaacaagaaaactcgtTTCAGCGttgttaaaaattcattccccaaggtggtgaaaaaggggttgaaagtttgtatggagatcaaatatttttgtgagtgtgggacttgaatctttgtataaagggatattattagaatacaagaaaagtaatttcagcgttttaaaaaattcattccttaaaagggttaaaaaggggttgaaagtttgtatagggtccaaattatattttaagctaagagttGAAAACTTcttaaaaagttatttttttttatactacgtcgtcgtgtatttcattaaaagagaagaaagctaatttcagcgtttttggaaattcatcccttaaggtggagaaaaaggggtagaaagtttgtatggaggtcaaacatttttttgagtgcgggacttcaaTCTTTGtacaaaggcatattattagaatacaagaaaagtaatttaagcgtttttaaatattcatcccctaaaagggttaaaaagggattgaaagtgaatctattacaaatgctttaaaacttcaTAGAAAGGCAAAAGTtcttaaaaaagttatttcaacgttcttaaaaattcaacccctaaaggggttaaaaaggtgATGTAAGGGGATAGGGGATAGGGGAAGGGGTAAAAGGggatatgtggtacaaattttcttttaagctaggaacttgaaacttggtaaaaagggcattatattaaaatagacgaaaactgattacttacaccgtttttgaaaagtttgtattaatagtttcgggagcgatttttttttaaatagtggacttgtaaatcttctaagagggtcgagagggattataccggaaacaattttttttgttatggtcttgaaacttcgtactttgtgaaagacaaatttcatgcgttgtataattattaacaaatgaataaccgtccctactgatatcttttgctgcataatgttctatattatgctcatgtagaatataataACCactaacatacaaatccacgcgtacgaagtcgcgggcaacagcgagcataacacaacacaaataataaatgcccttaccgggattcgaacccaggaccatcggcttcacagacagtgtcactacccactaggccagaccggtcgtcactcaaatagtttagaaaaaaaaaggtatcGGTAGCGACGGAACCGTTAGCACAAAGTACTGCCCACACAAACCGCTTACTTCTGACGTGGGGGCATTAgggcaaaaaaataaatgtttgtacAGTCTGCCCCATCCCTAATTACACTGTTCTTTGTGCCTAATGCGACCGCTAATTGCTCAGCTATTTATCAACGCAACTGTACTGACGAGCTttaaatacaatacattttCTGAATTAGTGTAGGCTTttgatctttttagggttccgtacctcaaaataaaaaaacggaacccttataggatcactcgtgcgtctgtctgtctgtccgtctgtcacagcctattttctccgaaactactggaccaattaagttgaaatttggtacacatatgtaagtttatgacccaaagatggacatgtaacgtaaacaaattaattttaaacacgggggccacttttgggggtaaatgagaaaatttaaaaataaagtttgtcaaactatatcgtgttacatatcaaatgaaagagctcattgtaagaatctcaaatatattttttttataattttaagatgaatagtttaggagttattcaagaaaatatgcaaaaaatgaccctttatctccgaaactactgggtcaaacattttgaaaaaaatacacaaaatagatcaccggtttttttattaaaataggcTTCAGAGGTTTTGAAGCGTAGAAATTGAATATGACGAATTTTAACAAAACGAGGCTTATGTGTTTATTTATGATCGTTATTAGGCtagattaatttttaatttgtggaaaaataaatttaacaaattaatttcTGCTTGCTAATGTCATTTTTTAATTGTTCCATATAAACGAACATTGTTTTCTCATATAAATTTGAAACATATTCGATATTCTCTCAAAACCAAAATTGCCGGTGAAAATTGCGAGATGCAACCTTCATTATACCCGTCCCCACTTGGTATTACATGGGATTAATCAAATATTTCAGGTAGGCACGTAATTAAATCAATATCAACATAATACAATACCTAATTAATTTCCTGGGCACGCACGGGTACTAAactcctaaaggggcccactgattatcagtccgccggacgatatccgcctgtcagttagaacaaaaagttgacagttccgaacaactgacaggctttTATCgtacggcggactgataatcagtaggcTCCTTAAGCTCACGGTCCTGCCCGTTGTACTAATTACCtcaatgtaatttaaaatacttaaaagaGTTTCGTTCTGATTTTacaactacgtgttggattgtaatgaaactctgcacatacaatgacatgaggtatataaaaaaaactaaatagagcaaaaacaagttttgtatgcaaaacttaaattcgctttattatggtatctgaagctacataaactaattacttacaggcatagatataccttccGTACATAAGAATTGGCCTAATGACCGTTTTGTATATTCGAAGCTCCGTTCgtccgtctggacgccctaggtaccgctggagagacgaagtgcagaaagacctcagcgaactcggcgccgtcgactggacagaaacggctttggtcaaagtagcatggcggtctttggtgtcggatccacttcgggtcgtcgcgccacagcagtaagtaagtaagtatagatataccttatcctactgtaagtttcaaagcaatctagcaagtcgttttaaaatgagagcgtaactataggtacgtttgcatggagaaccgagcttgcagCGGACTTTAAGTTATTTAGTAAATTaggattaattttgtatttcataAAAACTTGAGAAACGTACAAGTAAACATTTGAGTTCAAGAGCCGTTAACTTAATTAAATCATCAGTATCCTTAGCAcaagtttggcactgacatattctctagcgactgcgt
The sequence above is drawn from the Cydia strobilella chromosome 2, ilCydStro3.1, whole genome shotgun sequence genome and encodes:
- the LOC134755492 gene encoding uncharacterized protein LOC134755492 translates to MSPTCSYYQCKAMTGQKSMFRFPTGDSARLQTWIDNCGNIMTIAHLSRDALRHKYICIDHFEKRFIQQEDGKHKRLNKLAVPVHYKGDQSTENFPDSPVASTSEGQGPTELKVLTPKKFTLVLKIKKKMRRKAIYMTQKYLRHRKNASD